The Canis lupus dingo isolate Sandy chromosome 18, ASM325472v2, whole genome shotgun sequence genome includes the window CCCTCGGCAGAGCACGGACTGGGCACGGGCGCCCGGCCCTCCACTGGCCTCAGGAGCTCAGCCCccgctggggtgggggtgctggagaAAGCCACCCCAGGCCTGtccaccccaggccccagggccccgcCGTTCGGGGGGCCGGGGCTCAGGCTCTCCCTGGAGACTCTCCCAGAATGGACTTTTGTCTAGCTGGTCCCGCAGGGAAGCCCAGACCGTACTtggccagggcagggtgggggtcgggggacggagacccccgcccgccccctctaGGCCTCAGAGCCAGGGCAGCTCCTGTGAGCTgcagggaggaggcggcggcAGGACCGAGGGACACTTCAAAAGTGGGGCTTTGGCGCCCTCTGCTGGTCGTGTCTGCAAACGGCCGCCCTGTCCCCCTTCCTGGCAcaggcaggtgcccctccctGAAGGCGTCGCGCAGGGGCCCGAGCCGGCGGGGTCCCAGGCCAGGCTCCCCAAGAGGGGACGCGCGTGTCTCCCCTCGCGGCCCGGAGGGACACAGACGCTGCCCAGGGCTCCGCCGGGGCTCCGCCGGGGGGGCCTTTCCAAGAGCTCAGGCCACCGGTTCCTGGTCTCGCTCCCTCTCCGGGGCTGGCCCCCTCCAGGCAGCAGGCCCCCAAGGGCAGGGCacccaccctggcatccctgcaTCTGCCTCCTTTGCCCCTCAGGGTCTGCTCCTGGCCTGGAGAGCAGCGAGGACGGTCAATATTTACTGACACGACAAGGCAAATACTGCCCCAATGGCCAGGCGGAAGTGCCAGTTTATCGGTGCCAGGGGCAGGTGCAATCTGGGGAGCCAGCCTGGAGGCAGCTGCACTGGTAGCACGTCCTCTGTGTGTGGGCACCGAGGGACAGACATCCTGGCtccagcctcagtctccccctTGAGAATACGGGTTCAACAGTGACAGTGGGACACAGAACAGACCGGAGAGCAAGTGCGTGGGGAGTGAGGGGGGCCTGCAGTGTCCCCCGGGAGACCCTGGCCCTCCAGTGAGGGGGATGGGGGCCCAGCAGGGTCAGGGGGCTGCTCCTCCACATTCTGCTGCCCCTGCCGAAGGGCATTTGGACTGGATGCCGCTGAGCGCCACTGGCAGCCCCGCCGGCGAGGAGAGCCCAGGTTCCAAGGGCAGGCAGGGTCTGAGGGCACCGGACGACTGTCCTCCCGATTCCCAGAAGAGGCGGAGCGCGCGCCCTGATGGGGTGGCAGAGCCAAGGTCTGTGGGCCTGGCTTCCATAGGGTGACCTGGGGGGCGTCGGGTTCGGTACTCAGGGTGGTGCCAAGCAGGAGACTGGGTCTGATCCCGCCTCTGTCACCTGGACCCTGGTGACCATGGGCACCCACTTCTCCCCACTGCCGGGATCCGTTGGTGCAGGGGGTGCGGGGAGTCTCCCTCCTGCCTTTTTAAGAATACAgccgcggggggctgggggctgggggccgggcaAGAAGGCTCAGCTGGATTGGGCTTCAGGCCTGGGGTCAGTCTCAGGAGGGACAGGCCCCAGCCCAGGCAGGGGACCGCATATCGTAACCGGGTCTCTGGGTGGGCAGCCTTTCCCACCGCAAGGGCATGAGCCCTCTCCTGAACCGTGCCCCCCAGGAGGGAAGACCTCAGGGACGCCCCCGAGCCCCCAGCACCACCCGACACCGACTGTGCTGAGTCCCCCAGCTGGGAAGGCCCCACATGCTCCTGGACTCCAGGGGGCTCCCAGAATTCACTGGCACCTGAAAGAAAGGAGCCCCTGTGTCATCTTTCAGGGTCTTGCCCGCCAGCAGCCAGGCAGCCAGGACCCAGGCTGGGCTAACTGCTGACTCTGGGACGCCCTGACCCCACCAGCCTGCTCCCCGTCCCAGCTTCGCGCAGCCCGGCCCACGGGCACTGACATACCTCAACTCCTGCAGGACGCCCCGGCCTCTACCCCTGCAGATGGGGCCACCTGGCTGTTCCCATGGACAGTTCGCCACTGATGCcagccacctcctcccctcctcttccgGGTCCAGTGTCCGACCAGCCGCTCCAGGGGCGGAGCTAGCTGGGGATGGCCACATTGCCTCTGGGGGTGTCGAGGTcgcggggagggggtggcccGGGAAGGGACCtcagggctcagagaggctgCCAGGACAGCCAGGCCCCAGCAGGAGGATCTACTTCGGGCTCCGAGGCCACCTCTGAGTGGTCTGCAGCCTCAGGGGACCCGGgcacccagccccaggcccagccatcccaggccccagcccGGGCGGAGCCTTCAGGAAAGGTGCAGATTGGTTTGGCTTGGGCGACTTGCTGGCCGGCCAGACTTTTGTGCAGCCAGGGTCACCCGCTGACCTCCCAGGCCACAGCCAGCCCAGACAGCCCCCAGGTCCTCTGGCACGCCGGATGACGGCTCAGGCGGGGTGCCCAGTGGACCCACGCTGGAGGAGCCCTGAACACCTGAACCTCAAGTGGCCTCATCCTTAGTCCTGACCACTGGGTCTGGGGCTGCCGAGTGGGAAGAGAGGGCCTCAGGGCAGCAGGGAGacccagccctggccctggccctgtggGCTGCAGTTCTTGGGGGAACACAGCCAGGACCTCCCTAAGTGCTAGGCCCGAGGCCCCAGCCCAGTAACCACAGGATCCAAGCCCGTCCCTCAGCTCAAGGGTTGCCATCTGGCTTCTGATTCCTCCAGGGCACTCAGGAGTTCCTCTGGCAGGATCTGGGCTGCGGCTGGGGCAGTGCTAGGCCTGTCCAGAGCGGGGGTGCTGGCGGGGCAGGAGAaaggcccagccctgggcactCTCTTGTCCCCGGCCCCCACTCAGTCTCTTCCCTTTGCATGGCCTCCATCAGAAATAGCACTACAGGTAGAGCACTGCAGGCCTAGGTGGGGAGAAACTGCTGGAATATTCTTATTCCCTTTCCTTGGAAAGCTCTCTGGGGGCCCCCGAGAGCTCAAGGCTTTTGAGCTAAGGAAATCTGCTCCCaaccagcccccaggccccccagagcCCCCGAGGTCCTTCTCTGTCCTGTGCTGAAGCAGCCAGGGGCCATGGGACCTCCTAgcacctggggcagggggcagccgaCAATGGGCAGGAGCTTGCCTTTGGGCACCCAGTGGGCAGGGGCCAAGTTTGGGGGGGCTGGTGTAGAGAGAACAGGAAACAGGGGGTCCCTGGAAGGGCCCCTGGCCCACACCTCAACCCCTGCGCCGCACAGACAACACCACTAGGGCTCATTCAGAGGGTTTATTGAATCACTTGGGGTGCAGAGAGCCGAAGGCTTGCGGCCACCGTGACCTGCAGCAGGTGCTGCCACGtcctgccccccgcgcccctaGTTGCAGTAATTCTCCAGCTGGTAGAGGGAGCAGATGCTGGTGCAGCACTGCTCCACGATGCCTCGCTTCTGCAGGGCCCCCTCCAGGGCCAGGGGCTGCAGGCCGCCCTCGCCAGGCGCCCCGGCCAGCTCCACGTCCCTCACTGCGGAGGAGCCAGGCGGAGAGCGGGTCAGGGTCAGGGAGAGAGCGCGCCCCGCCCACTCCACCCCATGCCAGtggctcccaggccccagggtggTGCCAAGGTGGGAGGCTGCCCTCAGGCTTTTGGTGCCCGACCCTGACCAAGGAGCTGGTCCCTTGCAGGATGTAGACCAAGggaaagtcatttttctttttaatatttccaccTGGCCTGCCCCTGGGGCCAGGTAGGGAgccagggcgggggcgggggcggcgggggctcaCCCTGCAGGTCCTCCACCTCCCGGCGGGCCTTAGGCGTGTAGAAGAAGCCGCGCTCCCCGCACACCAGGTACAGAGCCTCTACCAGGTGGGAGCCACACAGGTGCTGGTTAACGAAGGCTCGGGTGGGCGCGGGCGCCCAGAGGGCCAGCAGGgccagcaggggcaggaggcgcATCCAGAGGGCCATGGCGACCTGGGGACAGGCAGGGTTGAGGCTGGCAAGGGGCACGGCCCCCCCCACCCTGAGCCCACCCCGCAAAGGCCCCGAGGCAGCTCTTCTCCTCCTGCTGCCTTGAGAGCACAGGctggcggggaggcggcggcggggagccCGTGGGGACAGACCTGTTTGCCGGCCGTGTCGGGGTGCAGATGGtcccgggggctgggggctgctggaCCCTCCTGGCTTTATAGCTCCCGAGCCCACGGCCTGGCCATGAGGGGGTGGCAGATGGCCGGAGGCTGAGGCTGCAATTTCTGGATCATTTCCCCAGTGCTGGGTCTGCGGGAAGAGCTCCTTGGTCGTCAGCACCCCGGGCCTCGGGGTCATTAGAGTCTTAACGAGGGGCCTGATGGCCACTAACAGCTGGGGCCAAATGTCCCCACGGGGGCAGAGCCCCCCACCTGGGCCTTGCCTGAGCCACATTTTCCACATTAGTGCAGGGGAGCTGGGGGCCAGAGCTGGGGGCTTCTTCTGCCCGGGCCCTGGACCCCAGCCAGTCCCTGGTCTGCCCTCCAGGTCCCTAGGATGGTGCAAGACCATGAGGGGGGCGCTTGTGGGGGAGcatctcctccctgctcacagcccaccccccagccccagcacagcAGCCCTGAGACCCCTAGCACCCCAGAGTACCGTGCAGAGGACCGAGCTCGGGGACCGGCCGCTGTGCAGACATTCAGGTGGGGCCGCACTTCTCAACTCTACTGTGGGGGCTGCAGACACCCCCTGTGTGGGGCCCCATATGTCCTGCCCACGCTCCCTCTCCGTGTCTGCCCCTGTTTCTGGAGCTCTTTCCGCACCCGCCCCCT containing:
- the INS gene encoding insulin: MALWMRLLPLLALLALWAPAPTRAFVNQHLCGSHLVEALYLVCGERGFFYTPKARREVEDLQVRDVELAGAPGEGGLQPLALEGALQKRGIVEQCCTSICSLYQLENYCN